One genomic window of Punica granatum isolate Tunisia-2019 chromosome 1, ASM765513v2, whole genome shotgun sequence includes the following:
- the LOC116193194 gene encoding ubiquitin receptor RAD23b-like: MKLTVKTLKGSHFEIKVLPTDTVMAVKKNIEDVQGKDNYPCGQQLLIHNGKVLKDETTLADNKVSEDGFLVVMLSKSKTSSSSGTSTSSTQPTSTTPAVPPPTSNPPAAVEAPAQAPASINSSMPASDGATAHPISDDAYSQAASHLVAGNNLEESIRQIMDIGGGAWDRETVTQALRAAYNNPERAIDYLYSGIPETAEIAVPMAHLPTGQANEAAAVAAPPTSGAPNTSPLNLFPQESLSGAAAGGLGSLDFLRNNQQFQALRSMVQANPQILQPMLQELGKQNPQLLRLIQEHQPEFLQLINEPLEGSEGDMFDQPEQDMPHAINVTPAEQEAIERLEAMGFDRALVIEAFLACDRDEELAANYLLEHAGDFED, from the exons GTTATGGCTGTGAAGAAGAATATTGAAGATGTACAAGGGAAAGATAATTATCCTTGTGGGCAGCAATTACTGATTCACAATGGGAAGGTTTTGAAAGATGAGACTACTTTGGCTGACAACAAGGTTTCTGAAGATGGCTTCCTTGTGGTGATGCTCAGCAAGAGCAAAACCTCGAGCTCTTCTGGGACTTCCACCTCATCCACTCAACCCACTTCTACAACACCAGCGGTCCCTCCCCCAACTTCTAATCCTCCAGCTGCTGTTGAGGCTCCAGCTCAAGCCCCAGCTTCCATAAACAGCTCTATGCCTGCTTCAGATGGAGCAACTGCTCATCCAATTAGCGATGATGCTTATAGCCAAGCAGCTTCGCATTTAGTTGCCGGCAACAATCTTGAGGAAAGCATCAGACAAATCATGGATATTGGTGGTGGTGCGTGGGATAGAGAAACAGTTACACAAGCACTTCGGGCTGCCTACAACAACCCAGAGAGGGCCATTGATTACTTGTATTCT GGTATTCCAGAAACGGCTGAAATTGCAGTGCCCATGGCTCATCTTCCAACAGGCCAAGCTAATGAAGCAGCTGCTGTTGCTGCTCCACCCACATCTGGGGCACCCAATACATCTCCCTTGAACTTGTTTCCCCAG GAGTCTCTTTCTGGGGCTGCTGCTGGTGGACTTGGATCGCTCGACTTCCTAAGAAACAATCAACAG TTTCAAGCTTTGCGTTCTATGGTGCAAGCCAACCCACAGATTCTACAG CCAATGCTTCAGGAGCTAGGGAAGCAGAACCCTCAGCTCTTGAGACTTATCCAGGAGCACCAACCGGAGTTTCTTCAGTTGATAAATGAACCTCTAGAAGGGTCTGAAGG TGATATGTTTGATCAGCCGGAGCAAGATATGCCCCATGCCATCAATGTAACACCAGCAGAGCAAGAAGCTATCGAAAGG CTGGAGGCGATGGGGTTCGATCGAGCCCTTGTGATTGAGGCATTTTTGGCTTGTGATCGGGACGAGGAACTGGCAGCCAACTATTTATTGGAGCATGCCGGAGATTTTGAGGATTGA
- the LOC116192830 gene encoding trimethylguanosine synthase-like translates to MLSEQMKSIRSFDLKKSAESSLTESYAARRPLPAANWRTTTEEDEEKQQQAVQAGLGAHHLKKKRKRVNLKRGRVGERQEVTVSPLVEKYWFQRYKLFSRYDVGIRMDEEGWYSVTPEEIAIRHAEKCRGRTVIDCFAGVGGNAIQFARMCYYVVAIDIDPQKVALALHNAKIYGVEDCIDFISGDFFQLAPSLKADIVYISPPWGGPSYKNIQNFTLDLLKPKDGYSLFQVAQVITPNIIMFLPRNIDLNQVEELSWLSSPPLEIEIEKNYVDGNFKGITVYFGRFESDVSGLPSSLEDGSVSKG, encoded by the exons ATGTTATCTGAACAAATGAAATCAATCCGTTCGTTTGATTTGAAGAAGAGTGCCGAGTCTTCGCTGACTGAAAGTTATGCTGCTCGCCGCCCACTCCCAGCAGCAAATTGGCGGACGACGAcggaggaggatgaggagaaGCAGCAGCAAGCAGTTCAAGCTGGCCTCGGTGCCCATCACTTGAAGAAGAAACGCAAAAGGG TGAACCTAAAACGTGGGAGAGTTGGGGAACGACAAGAAGTGACTGTCAGCCCACTTGTTGAGAAGTATTGGTTTCAAAGATACAAGCTTTTCTCGAGATACGACGTGGGTATCCGAATGGATGAGGAGGGGTGGTACTCTGTCacacctgaagagattgctATTCGACACGCTGAGAAGTGCCGGGGGAGAACAGTGATCGATTGCTTCGCAGGTGTTGGTGGAAACGCCATTCAATTCGCTAGAAT GTGCTATTATGTTGTTGCTATTGATATTGATCCTCAAAAGGTTGCCCTGGCCCTTCACAATGCCAAGATATATGGAGTTGAAGATTGTATTGACTTCATTTCTGGAGATTTTTTCCAGCTTGCACCATCCCTGAAG GCGGACATTGTGTATATCTCTCCTCCCTGGGGTGGCCCGTCATACAAAAATATTCAGAATTTTACACTCGATTTACTCAAGCCGAAAGATGG CTATTCGTTATTTCAAGTTGCACAAGTGATCACGCCGAATATCATCATGTTCCTGCCTCGAAATATTGACTTGAACCAAGTGGAAGAACTATCTTGGTTATCCTCTCCTCCACTGGAGATAGAG ATTGAAAAGAATTATGTGGACGGAAATTTCAAAGGCATAACGGTTTACTTTGGACGTTTTGAGTCTGACGTGTCTGGTCTGCCATCATCATTGGAAGATGGCTCTGTCTCCAAAGGGTAA
- the LOC116214140 gene encoding nudix hydrolase 3 has product MAAAEAHSGEEEYLDVLTKAGEKTGVSKPRGAVHRDGDYHRAVHVWIYAESTQELLLQKRSDCKDSWPGQWDISSAGHISAGDSSLISAQRELEEELGIVLPKDAFELIFVFLQECTINSGTYINNEFSEVYLVTTLDPIPLEAFTLQESEVSAVKYLHYNQYRSLLAKEDPEYVPYDVDGQYGQLFGIIEQRYKESTVARCLALQKQIQRYASVTLNPELTGLSEGDRKALVLIIKAARVMDEIFHQQVWYSNPALRAWLKEHAATSELDQLKWVYYSINKSPWSCLDENEAFLTTADSAVKFLSQCSKPVTGWKGLEYKAAFPKLKPPGANFYPPDMDKMEFDLWKRGLPKDQQEEVTGFFNVIKRQSDLSIETSMTNLGVENHDNDNVAGSATDLYAVPYCEEYKSSLMKAAELLHEAGNLTSSASLKRLLHGKAKAFLSNDYYESDIAWMELDSKLDVTIGPYETYEDALFSYKATFEAFVGIRDDKATAQLKLFGDNLQVLEQNLPLDSCYKSKDVSAAPIRVINLVFNAGDVKGPQTVAFNLPNDERIVKDRGTSMVMLKNVSEAKFKHILQPIADACISREQQKLVDFESFFTHTICHECCHGIGPHTITLPNGHTSTVRKELQELHSSLEEAKADIVGLWALKFLITQGLLPNNLVKSIYVSFLAGCFRSVRFGLEEAHGKGQALQFNWLFEKGAVIQQGDETFLVDFLKVEGAVESLSREILTIQARGDKAAARRLLEKYGTMTPPLRAALQKLEMIQVPVDITPVFPAAVDIIME; this is encoded by the exons ATGGCGGCAGCTGAAGCTCACTCGGGTGAAGAAGAGTACCTCGATGTCCTTACTAAGGCCGGCGAGAAGACCGGCGTTTCCAAACCCAG GGGAGCAGTTCATCGTGATGGAGATTATCATAGAGCAGTACATGTATGGATCTATGCCGAGAGTACCCAGGAGTTGCTGCTTCAGAAGCGTTCTGACTGCAAGGATTCATGGCCTGGGCAATGGGATATTTCGAGTGCTGGTCATATATCTGCTGGCGATTCTTCGCTTATATCGGCGCA GAGAGAACTTGAGGAAGAGCTGGGCATAGTGCTCCCAAAGGATGCGTTCGAGttaatatttgtttttctCCAAGAATG TACGATAAATAGTGGCACATATATCAATAATGAATTCAGTGAAGTGTATCTGGTGACGACTCTTGATCCAATCCCTCTAGAGGCCTTCACACTTCAG GAAAGTGAGGTATCTGCTGTTAAATATCTACACTACAACCAATATAGAAGCCTTCTCGCGAAAGAAGATCCTGAATATGTGCCATATGATGTTGATGGACAATATGGACAGCTCTTTGGAATAATTGAACAAAG GTACAAAGAGAGCACAGTGGCACGCTgtttggccctgcagaaacaAATTCAGCGTTATGCTTCAGTCACCCTTAATCCTGAG TTGACAGGGCTTTCAGAAGGAGATAGGAAAGCTCTGGTTTTAATTATTAAGGCTGCGAGAGTTATGGATGAGATCTTTCACCAGCAG GTATGGTACAGCAACCCAGCTCTAAGAGCTTGGTTGAAAGAGCATGCTGCAACTTCAGAGTTGGACCAACTAAAATGGGTATACTATTCGATTAACAAGAGTCCTTG GTCCTGTCTCGATGAAAATGAGGCATTTTTAACAACTGCCGATTCTGCAGTTAAGTTCCTTTCTCAATGTTCGAAACCAGTTACTGGATGGAAGGGTCTTGAATATAAGGCTGCGTTCCCTAAGCTGAAACCACCTGGTGCAAATTTCTATCCTCCTGATATGGACAAAATG GAATTTGATTTATGGAAGCGTGGGTTACCAAAGGATCAACAGGAAGAAGTGACAGGATTTTTCAATGTTATTAAGAGGCAAAGTGACCTAAGCATTGAAACTTCTATGACTAATCTTGGGGTCGAAAATCACGATAATGATAATGTGGCGGGGTCTGCCACTGACCTATATGCTGTTCCCTACTGTGAAGAATATAAGTCATCTCTCATGAAAGCAGCTGAACTGTTACATGAAGCTGGAAATCTAACCAGCTCAGCTAG TTTGAAGAGGCTTCTTCATGGAAAGGCCAAAGCTTTCTTGTCCAATGACTATTATGAATCTGACATAGCATGGATGGAGTTG GACTCCAAGTTGGATGTTACTATTGGTCCTTATGAGACATATGAAGATGCTTTATTTAGCTATAAG GCTACATTTGAAGCATTTGTTGGAATACGAGATGATAAGGCGACTGCTCAATTAAAACTCTTTGGTGATAATTTGCAG GTATTGGAACAAAATCTCCCATTGGACAGTTGTTACAAATCAAAAGATGTCAGTGCTGCTCCAATTCGTGTCATTAACCTTGTCTTCAATGCAGGG GATGTGAAGGGTCCTCAAACTGTTGCTTTCAACTTGCCAAATGATGAGCGCATTGTAAAAGATCGAGGAACATCAATGGTCATGCTCAAGAATGTTTCAGAGGCAAA GTTTAAGCATATTCTCCAACCTATAGCCGATGCATGCATTTCAAGAGAACAACAAAAGCTTGTAGATTTCGAATCTTTCTTCACTCACACAATTTGCCACGAATGCTGCCATGGAATTGGTCCACACACTATTACACTCCCAAATGGTCACACTTCTACTGTAAGAAAG GAGCTTCAAGAGCTCCACTCATCTTTGGAAGAAGCAAAAGCTGATATAGTTGGTCTTTGGGCACTGAAGTTCTTGATTACCCAG GGCTTGCTTCCGAACAACTTAGTGAAGTCCATTTATGTGTCTTTCCTAGCGGGATGCTTCCGCTCTGTACGTTTTGGTCTGGAGGAAGCTCACGG TAAAGGTCAAGCTCTGCAGTTCAACTGGTTGTTTGAGAAAGGAGCCGTCATTCAGCAGGGTGATGAAACATTCTTGGTTGATTTCTTGAAG GTTGAAGGTGCAGTTGAGAGCTTGAGCAGGGAGATACTAACCATACAGGCGAGAGGTGACAAAGCGGCTGCAAGACGTCTGCTCGAGAAGTACGGTACAATGACGCCGCCGCTGAGAGCTGCTCTGCAGAAATTAGAAATGATTCAG GTACCCGTGGATATTACTCCTGTATTCCCAGCAGCTGTTGACATAATAATGGAATAA